A window of Microbacterium luteolum contains these coding sequences:
- a CDS encoding ABC transporter ATP-binding protein encodes MTVSHTLSAEGVTLAYGDRTIIDGLDLQIAPGRITTIVGANGCGKSTLLRSLARLLSPTEGQIVLDGKSVHARPTKEVARILGLLPQSPIAPEGIAVADLVGRGRHPHQKALARWSAHDYEVVADALEATGVTDLADRSVDELSGGQRQRVWIAMALAQETDILLLDEPTTFLDVAHQIEVLDLLTDLSVSRGTTIVMVLHDLNMAARYADELVAMKAGRVHASGAPHEVITADIVEEVFGLANQITTDPVSGKPMVTPIGRHHVR; translated from the coding sequence ATGACCGTCTCGCACACTCTGTCGGCGGAGGGGGTGACCCTCGCCTACGGCGACCGCACCATCATCGACGGACTCGACCTGCAGATCGCGCCGGGGCGGATCACGACCATCGTCGGAGCGAACGGATGCGGCAAGTCCACGCTGCTGCGTTCGCTCGCGCGGCTGCTCTCCCCGACGGAGGGGCAGATCGTGCTCGACGGCAAGTCCGTGCACGCGCGCCCCACGAAGGAGGTCGCGCGCATCCTCGGCCTGCTGCCGCAGTCGCCGATCGCGCCGGAGGGGATCGCCGTCGCCGACCTCGTCGGTCGGGGTCGCCACCCGCACCAGAAGGCGCTGGCCCGCTGGAGCGCCCACGACTACGAGGTCGTGGCCGATGCGCTCGAGGCGACCGGAGTCACCGACCTCGCCGACCGCAGCGTCGACGAGCTGTCGGGCGGTCAGCGCCAGCGCGTCTGGATCGCGATGGCCCTCGCGCAGGAGACCGACATCCTGCTGCTCGACGAGCCGACGACGTTCCTCGACGTCGCGCACCAGATCGAGGTGCTCGACCTGCTGACCGACCTGAGCGTCTCACGCGGCACGACGATCGTCATGGTGCTGCACGACCTCAACATGGCCGCGCGGTACGCCGACGAGCTCGTCGCGATGAAGGCCGGTCGGGTGCACGCCTCGGGCGCCCCGCACGAGGTCATCACCGCCGACATCGTGGAAGAGGTCTTCGGCCTCGCCAACCAGATCACCACCGACCCGGTTTCCGGAAAGCCGATGGTCACACCTATCGGGAGGCATCATGTCCGCTGA
- a CDS encoding FecCD family ABC transporter permease — MSTTEHTLDRPVQSASERVTRIVAGRRARHRRHATATIVLGILVLALFATALMVGNTFYTPGEVIRVILGETVPGASFTVGDLRLPRALLAVLTGLAFGIAGVSFQTLLRNPLASPDIIGISNGASAAAVVGIIVLSVNGPVVSMLALVGALVTAVAIYLLSIKGGFAGTRLILIGIGVATMLQSVISYLLSRAPNWDIQVAMQWLTGSLNNASWERVLPMAIAAALIVPFLLLQGRALGAMQLGDDSAAGLGVRVNSTRLLFILSAVALLAFATAATGPIAFVSFMAGPIAARLTGPGANLLVPSAFVGAVLVLGGDLIAQFALGTRYPVGVVTGVLGAPYLIYLLIRINRSGGSL, encoded by the coding sequence GTGAGCACGACCGAGCACACCCTCGACCGGCCGGTGCAGTCCGCCTCGGAGCGCGTGACCCGCATCGTCGCCGGCCGGCGCGCGCGGCACCGCCGCCACGCGACGGCGACGATCGTCCTCGGCATCCTGGTCCTCGCGCTGTTCGCCACGGCCCTCATGGTCGGCAACACGTTCTACACGCCCGGCGAGGTGATCCGCGTGATCCTCGGGGAGACGGTCCCCGGAGCCTCCTTCACCGTGGGCGACCTCCGGCTGCCGCGGGCTCTCCTCGCCGTGCTCACCGGGCTGGCCTTCGGCATCGCGGGCGTCAGCTTCCAGACACTGCTGCGCAATCCGCTCGCCTCCCCCGACATCATCGGCATCTCCAACGGCGCGAGCGCGGCGGCGGTCGTCGGCATCATCGTGCTCTCGGTCAACGGGCCGGTCGTCTCGATGCTCGCCCTCGTGGGCGCCCTCGTCACGGCGGTCGCGATCTACCTGCTCTCGATCAAGGGGGGCTTCGCCGGCACCCGGCTCATCCTGATCGGGATCGGCGTCGCGACGATGCTGCAGAGCGTCATCTCGTACCTGCTCTCGCGTGCGCCGAACTGGGACATCCAGGTCGCGATGCAGTGGCTCACCGGCAGCCTGAACAACGCCTCCTGGGAGCGCGTCCTGCCGATGGCGATCGCCGCGGCGCTGATCGTGCCCTTCCTGCTGCTGCAGGGGCGGGCGCTCGGGGCGATGCAGCTCGGCGACGATTCGGCCGCGGGGCTCGGTGTGCGCGTGAACTCCACGCGGCTGCTGTTCATCCTCAGCGCGGTCGCCCTGCTCGCCTTCGCGACCGCGGCGACCGGTCCGATCGCGTTCGTGTCGTTCATGGCCGGCCCCATCGCCGCACGCCTCACCGGACCCGGCGCGAACCTCCTCGTGCCGAGCGCGTTCGTCGGTGCCGTGCTCGTGCTCGGTGGCGACCTGATCGCCCAGTTCGCGCTCGGCACGCGCTACCCGGTGGGCGTCGTCACCGGCGTGCTGGGCGCTCCGTACCTGATCTATCTCCTCATCCGCATCAACCGCTCCGGGGGTTCGCTATGA
- a CDS encoding iron-siderophore ABC transporter substrate-binding protein has translation MRTSRLLAIGAAAALAVGLVACSSNAPESTASAGGNPASDDAFPVTVEHVYGETTIEKKPERVATIAWANHEVPLALGIVPVGMAAATWGDDDDNGVLPWVEEKLEELDAETPVLFNNDDGLDYEAIADTRPDVILAAYSGLTEEEYDQLSKIAPVVAYPEVAWGTSVEDMITLDATALGLADEGEALIEDLREQSAAALEANSVLKDKKLLFAYIDPADLSQIGYYTKIDTRPGFLHDIGLPVPAIVEENADSKEFYLTVSSEEAEKFADVDVFVTYGDESIVALLQADPLLSKIPAIAEGRIAVLGDATPLAASANPSPLSIPWGLADYLAVLAEPLAAN, from the coding sequence GTGCGCACCTCCCGTCTCCTCGCCATCGGCGCCGCGGCCGCGCTCGCCGTCGGCCTCGTCGCGTGCTCGTCCAACGCCCCCGAGTCGACCGCCTCCGCCGGCGGCAACCCGGCATCGGACGATGCGTTCCCCGTCACGGTGGAGCACGTCTACGGCGAGACCACCATCGAGAAGAAGCCCGAGCGCGTCGCGACGATCGCGTGGGCGAACCACGAGGTGCCCCTCGCCCTGGGCATCGTGCCGGTCGGCATGGCCGCAGCCACCTGGGGCGATGACGACGACAACGGCGTGCTGCCGTGGGTCGAGGAGAAGCTCGAGGAGCTGGACGCCGAGACGCCCGTGCTCTTCAACAACGACGACGGCCTCGACTACGAGGCGATCGCCGACACCCGTCCCGACGTGATCCTCGCGGCGTACTCCGGCCTCACCGAGGAGGAGTACGACCAGCTGTCCAAGATCGCTCCGGTCGTCGCCTACCCCGAGGTCGCCTGGGGCACCTCGGTCGAAGACATGATCACCCTGGATGCCACCGCTCTCGGCCTCGCCGACGAGGGGGAGGCGCTGATCGAAGACCTCCGCGAGCAGTCCGCCGCCGCGCTCGAGGCGAACAGCGTGCTGAAGGACAAGAAGCTCCTCTTCGCCTACATCGATCCGGCCGACCTCAGCCAGATCGGGTACTACACGAAGATCGACACGCGCCCCGGCTTCCTGCACGACATCGGCCTTCCGGTGCCGGCCATCGTCGAAGAGAACGCCGACAGCAAGGAGTTCTACCTCACGGTCAGCTCGGAGGAGGCGGAGAAGTTCGCCGACGTCGACGTCTTCGTGACCTACGGCGACGAGTCGATCGTCGCGCTGCTGCAGGCCGACCCGCTGCTGTCGAAGATCCCGGCCATCGCCGAGGGCCGCATCGCCGTGCTGGGCGATGCCACGCCGCTGGCGGCATCCGCGAACCCGTCCCCGCTGTCGATCCCGTGGGGTCTCGCGGACTACCTCGCCGTGCTGGCAGAACCGCTCGCCGCCAACTGA
- a CDS encoding FecCD family ABC transporter permease translates to MTSTTLAPNSAAPGAADLRRPVLVRTVWLLIGVAVLVVLSILSVSFGVRSVSFDDIVAAFSGQDDTIAQAAIIKRIPRTVLALLVGAALALSGATMQAVTRNPIADPGILGVSNGASLAVVVGIAFFGLANPYGQMAFAIVGAAVAAVFVYAVGSLGRGGATPLKLALAGAATSAALASLISAIMLPRVDLLQTFQSWQIGGVGGAEWPRIAITAPVLALGALICFLCSRGMNSLALGDDMAKGLGEHVFRTRMLSALGAVVLAGAATAIAGPIGFVGLVIPHVCRMLIGTDHRWLLPFSALAGAALLLLSDIVGRVIAPSSEEIQVGIITAIIGAPFFIWIVRRQKVREL, encoded by the coding sequence GTGACCTCCACCACCCTCGCGCCGAACAGCGCAGCACCGGGCGCCGCCGACCTGCGGCGTCCGGTGCTGGTGCGCACCGTCTGGCTGCTCATCGGCGTGGCGGTCCTGGTGGTGCTCAGCATCCTCTCGGTGTCGTTCGGTGTGCGCTCCGTCAGCTTCGACGACATCGTCGCGGCCTTCAGCGGGCAAGACGACACCATCGCGCAGGCCGCGATCATCAAGCGCATCCCGCGCACGGTCCTCGCGCTCCTCGTCGGCGCCGCCCTGGCGCTCTCGGGTGCGACGATGCAGGCGGTCACCCGCAACCCGATCGCCGACCCCGGCATCCTCGGCGTCTCCAACGGCGCCTCGCTCGCGGTCGTCGTCGGGATCGCCTTCTTCGGCCTCGCGAACCCCTACGGTCAGATGGCGTTCGCGATCGTCGGTGCCGCGGTCGCCGCGGTGTTCGTCTACGCGGTCGGATCCCTCGGCCGCGGCGGCGCGACACCGCTCAAGCTCGCGCTCGCCGGGGCGGCGACCTCGGCGGCGCTCGCATCGCTGATCAGCGCGATCATGCTCCCGCGCGTCGACCTGCTGCAGACCTTCCAGTCCTGGCAGATCGGCGGCGTCGGCGGAGCGGAGTGGCCGCGCATCGCGATCACCGCGCCCGTGCTCGCGCTGGGCGCGCTCATCTGCTTCCTCTGCTCCCGGGGAATGAACTCCCTCGCCCTCGGCGACGACATGGCGAAGGGGCTGGGAGAGCACGTGTTCCGCACGCGGATGCTCTCGGCTCTCGGCGCCGTGGTCCTCGCGGGTGCGGCGACCGCGATCGCCGGCCCGATCGGTTTCGTCGGGCTGGTCATCCCCCACGTCTGCCGGATGCTCATCGGCACCGATCATCGGTGGCTGCTGCCGTTCTCGGCGCTCGCCGGCGCCGCGCTGCTGCTCCTGAGCGACATCGTCGGCCGCGTGATCGCGCCGTCATCGGAGGAGATCCAGGTGGGGATCATCACCGCGATCATCGGCGCCCCGTTCTTCATCTGGATCGTCCGTCGCCAGAAGGTGCGTGAGCTGTGA